One Methanolobus sp. WCC4 DNA segment encodes these proteins:
- a CDS encoding DUF134 domain-containing protein, with product MACRGRPRSPRRVECSPEVLYFKPRGVPLKELDTVSLAIEELEALRLADLEGMQQEEAAISMGISRRAFWQDLQNARKKVASALIEGKAIEIVGKDPDATE from the coding sequence ATGGCATGCAGAGGAAGACCCAGATCACCCAGAAGAGTTGAATGCTCACCGGAGGTACTCTATTTCAAACCCAGAGGAGTACCACTCAAAGAGCTTGATACCGTATCCCTTGCTATAGAGGAGCTTGAAGCCCTGAGGCTGGCAGACCTTGAAGGAATGCAGCAGGAAGAAGCGGCTATCAGCATGGGAATATCAAGAAGGGCTTTCTGGCAGGACCTTCAGAATGCAAGGAAGAAAGTGGCTTCAGCACTTATCGAAGGCAAGGCCATAGAGATCGTTGGCAAAGACCCTGATGCTACTGAATGA
- a CDS encoding undecaprenyl-diphosphate phosphatase, translated as MLTVFEAIVLGIVQGIAEWLPISSEGMTTLVMLNVFDRSLADALPIAIWLHTGTLLSAVVYFRKDLKDILTEIPDYLKNRDISEKKNSIITFLLITTAITGAIGLPLILFATGAEDFSGKLATAVIGFLLIITGLLQISAAKRTKKRDEPVITDSVIAGIAQGFAALPGISRSGITVSTLLLRDIEASQALRLSFLMSIPAVLAADVGMGAMGLLSFDMNSMLGLFFAFLFGILTIDLFIKAAKRFDFSKFCIALGVISILAYFV; from the coding sequence ATGTTGACTGTTTTTGAAGCAATTGTACTGGGAATCGTTCAGGGTATCGCAGAATGGCTTCCTATAAGCAGCGAGGGGATGACCACCCTTGTAATGCTGAACGTCTTTGACAGGAGCCTTGCAGATGCGTTGCCGATAGCCATTTGGCTGCACACAGGAACCCTACTCTCGGCTGTTGTCTATTTCAGAAAGGACCTCAAAGACATACTTACCGAGATACCCGATTATCTGAAAAACAGGGACATTAGTGAGAAAAAGAACAGCATAATAACGTTCCTGCTCATCACGACAGCGATCACAGGAGCAATAGGACTGCCACTGATCCTGTTCGCTACCGGAGCTGAGGATTTCTCCGGGAAACTTGCAACCGCAGTCATCGGATTCCTCCTGATCATTACCGGCCTTCTGCAGATATCCGCTGCAAAAAGGACCAAGAAGAGAGATGAACCTGTTATAACCGATTCTGTCATCGCAGGAATAGCACAGGGATTTGCTGCACTTCCGGGAATCAGCAGGTCAGGAATAACCGTTTCCACCCTGCTCCTGAGAGACATCGAAGCATCACAGGCACTCAGGCTGAGCTTCCTTATGAGCATACCTGCAGTCCTTGCAGCAGATGTCGGCATGGGTGCAATGGGACTTCTGAGCTTTGATATGAACTCCATGCTGGGTCTCTTCTTTGCATTCCTCTTCGGGATACTCACCATAGACCTGTTCATCAAAGCGGCTAAAAGGTTCGATTTCTCTAAGTTCTGCATCGCGCTGGGAGTGATCAGCATCCTGGCATATTTTGTATGA
- the nrdD gene encoding anaerobic ribonucleoside-triphosphate reductase → MEVGSHREVDRLDFRNPTELVDDVLLNDSWLLKENSNTRLSPSVIDLHIAAQVKKQYALRKLYSKESAWAHLEGLIHIHDLHSPFTPYCNGIDARIFLKDGLRFPDTVSLPAKRFESALYHAMSFMVHSQQFFAGAQAIDMLNWMLAPHLHFDDIDEEQLRQIIQGFMFQMNQSNRIGAQSAFTNIGLRITCPPLIADQKAIFGGKELDETYSHFEDEARRIYRVMMEVAGDGDGQGCPFTFPLITTAISNDLDFSDPLWKLTMQATASTGAPYFLNLRADYLSDETVHAMCCRLFARHTGGIWNAGGMGNGSNKVVSINLPGVSLRSRDMDEFFDELDNTMDIARQTLLDGNGIIKKALYQWKILPWLLMVTDDGIPYYDFFKRHLTFGVVGLNECLMNLTGETLLEQKENGLRIIRHMAKRLERYSKEDNIEYTLEQTPAESTAHRFALLDRAKYGEGANIQGSDDAPYYTNSTHVPYRSDTSLVNRIEIESDFHPYFTGGTISHIWMGESYPEPVGLSDLIERITRTKLAYFCFSPDFSICENGHSSRGSQEICPHCQREIVDHISRVTGYYGHVNNWNPGKIKEYEERHRYRLDSISER, encoded by the coding sequence ATGGAAGTGGGAAGCCATAGGGAAGTGGACAGGCTTGACTTCAGGAACCCGACAGAACTTGTCGATGATGTCCTCCTGAACGATAGCTGGCTGCTCAAAGAGAACTCCAACACACGCCTGAGTCCATCAGTCATTGACCTGCATATTGCGGCACAGGTCAAGAAGCAGTATGCCCTCAGGAAACTATATTCAAAGGAAAGCGCATGGGCTCATCTGGAAGGATTGATCCATATCCATGACCTTCACAGCCCGTTCACACCATATTGCAATGGTATCGATGCCAGGATCTTCCTGAAGGACGGGCTTCGTTTCCCGGATACGGTCAGTCTCCCGGCAAAACGTTTTGAATCGGCCCTTTACCATGCCATGTCCTTCATGGTACATTCACAACAATTCTTCGCAGGAGCACAGGCGATCGATATGCTCAACTGGATGCTTGCTCCCCACCTTCATTTCGATGATATCGATGAGGAACAGCTCAGGCAGATAATACAGGGATTCATGTTCCAGATGAACCAGTCCAACCGCATCGGCGCCCAGAGTGCTTTCACTAACATAGGACTGAGGATAACATGTCCGCCACTTATCGCAGACCAGAAGGCCATCTTTGGAGGAAAGGAACTTGATGAGACCTACAGCCACTTCGAAGATGAGGCAAGGAGGATCTACAGGGTCATGATGGAAGTTGCCGGAGATGGTGACGGACAGGGATGCCCCTTTACCTTCCCGCTGATAACAACAGCAATATCCAATGACCTTGACTTCAGTGACCCTTTGTGGAAGCTCACCATGCAGGCAACCGCATCAACCGGAGCACCTTATTTCCTGAACCTCAGAGCAGATTACCTCTCTGACGAGACCGTGCACGCCATGTGCTGCCGTCTCTTTGCCAGACATACCGGCGGGATCTGGAATGCAGGAGGCATGGGGAACGGTTCCAACAAAGTCGTTTCCATTAACCTTCCTGGAGTCTCACTTCGTTCAAGAGATATGGACGAGTTCTTCGATGAACTTGACAATACAATGGACATCGCCAGGCAGACCCTGCTTGACGGGAACGGGATCATCAAAAAAGCATTGTATCAGTGGAAGATACTACCGTGGCTCCTCATGGTCACAGACGATGGCATACCCTATTACGACTTCTTCAAACGTCACCTCACATTTGGCGTGGTGGGACTTAATGAATGCCTTATGAACCTCACCGGAGAGACACTACTGGAACAAAAAGAGAACGGACTCAGGATCATACGCCATATGGCAAAGAGACTCGAGCGATACTCAAAAGAAGACAACATTGAGTACACACTGGAACAGACGCCTGCTGAGAGCACAGCCCACCGCTTTGCCCTGCTGGACCGTGCAAAATATGGAGAAGGTGCGAACATCCAGGGAAGCGATGATGCTCCTTACTACACGAACTCCACTCATGTACCTTACAGAAGTGACACATCCCTTGTCAATCGTATAGAAATTGAGTCCGATTTCCATCCTTACTTCACAGGTGGAACCATCTCCCACATATGGATGGGAGAGAGCTATCCGGAACCAGTGGGACTTTCTGACCTGATCGAACGGATTACGAGGACGAAACTTGCATATTTCTGTTTCTCACCTGATTTCTCCATATGTGAGAACGGACATAGTTCCAGAGGAAGTCAGGAAATATGTCCGCATTGCCAGAGGGAGATAGTTGACCATATCTCAAGGGTCACAGGATACTACGGACATGTGAACAACTGGAACCCTGGTAAGATAAAGGAATATGAAGAACGGCACCGATACAGACTGGATAGCATTTCAGAAAGATAG
- a CDS encoding NifB/NifX family molybdenum-iron cluster-binding protein, which produces MKICVTSKDVGLDAPVDPHFGRCGYFVMVDPETMDQLSLKNEQVSASGGAGVQAAQQVISEGIDVLITGSLGPNAFSLLSAENIEVRVCSTGSVKEAVDAYGSNSLETIKEANSPGKPGM; this is translated from the coding sequence GTGAAAATATGTGTTACATCAAAAGATGTCGGTCTGGATGCACCTGTTGATCCTCATTTTGGAAGGTGCGGGTATTTTGTTATGGTCGACCCTGAAACTATGGATCAGCTATCGCTAAAAAATGAACAGGTATCCGCTTCAGGTGGAGCGGGTGTGCAGGCTGCACAGCAGGTCATCAGCGAAGGGATAGATGTGTTGATCACCGGTAGTTTAGGCCCCAATGCATTCTCTTTGCTATCGGCAGAAAATATTGAGGTAAGGGTCTGCTCTACTGGCTCTGTCAAGGAGGCTGTGGATGCCTACGGCTCAAATTCGTTGGAGACAATAAAAGAGGCAAACTCGCCGGGAAAACCGGGAATGTAA
- a CDS encoding Mrp/NBP35 family ATP-binding protein, with the protein MAQNIQSPEDLLKKAEEPKLIRNMRAIQKKIMVMSGKGGVGKSTVAANLAARLAERGHKVGLLDADIHGPSIPKMFGIEDERPTVDENGIVPISVTENLSVMSVALLLEDKDAPVIWRGPAKMAAIKQFLEDVSWGKLEYLIVDLPPGTGDEPLSIAQLIEKMEGAVVVTTPQDVALVSVRKSIKFAEILKVPVIGIVENMSGIVCPHCDETIDIFGKGGVEKAAADFNVPVIGELPMDPKVAEIEDSGKVHTDINEEMLWGKGFAKIVDSVESFKK; encoded by the coding sequence ATGGCACAGAACATCCAGAGTCCTGAGGACCTTTTAAAGAAAGCAGAGGAACCAAAGCTCATCAGGAACATGAGAGCTATCCAGAAGAAGATAATGGTGATGAGCGGTAAAGGCGGAGTAGGCAAGAGTACAGTTGCAGCTAACCTTGCAGCGAGACTTGCAGAACGTGGACACAAGGTAGGTCTTCTGGATGCCGATATACACGGACCAAGCATCCCGAAGATGTTCGGGATCGAGGACGAAAGGCCAACTGTGGATGAGAATGGTATCGTGCCTATCAGCGTCACCGAGAACCTATCTGTGATGTCAGTTGCACTTCTCCTTGAGGATAAGGACGCTCCGGTGATCTGGAGAGGACCTGCAAAGATGGCCGCCATCAAGCAGTTCCTTGAGGATGTCTCATGGGGCAAACTGGAATATCTCATTGTGGACCTGCCACCTGGAACCGGTGATGAGCCACTGAGCATTGCACAGCTTATCGAGAAGATGGAAGGCGCAGTAGTTGTTACAACACCACAGGATGTAGCACTTGTAAGTGTCAGGAAATCCATCAAATTCGCAGAGATACTTAAGGTACCTGTGATAGGCATCGTGGAGAACATGAGCGGAATAGTCTGCCCTCACTGTGATGAGACAATAGACATCTTCGGCAAGGGCGGCGTGGAGAAAGCAGCAGCCGACTTCAATGTCCCTGTGATCGGGGAACTCCCAATGGACCCTAAGGTCGCAGAGATCGAAGACAGCGGAAAGGTCCACACTGACATCAATGAAGAGATGCTCTGGGGCAAGGGCTTCGCAAAGATCGTCGATTCTGTTGAGAGTTTTAAGAAGTGA